The Cyanobacteriota bacterium genome includes a region encoding these proteins:
- a CDS encoding protein translocase subunit SecD, with protein MQRQRSILVLIIVLVIAAVFVLANVPLRLGLDLQGGSQLTIQVKQPEDGQPQVIKPGDLEDLRVVIERRVNGLGVSEAIVQTAGNNQLLVQLPGVNDPKEAERVLGGTAKLEFRQETSNPEVVAEFQVR; from the coding sequence ATGCAACGACAACGCTCCATCCTAGTTTTGATTATCGTGCTCGTCATTGCTGCCGTGTTTGTCTTAGCAAATGTCCCCCTCCGGTTGGGGTTAGACTTGCAAGGGGGTTCCCAACTGACTATTCAGGTGAAACAGCCCGAAGATGGTCAACCGCAAGTGATTAAGCCCGGTGATTTAGAAGACTTGCGCGTAGTCATTGAACGTCGGGTGAATGGGTTAGGGGTATCAGAGGCGATCGTGCAGACCGCGGGCAACAATCAATTGCTAGTGCAACTACCTGGCGTAAATGACCCCAAGGAAGCGGAACGAGTGTTAGGAGGCACCGCAAAGCTAGAGTTTCGCCAAGAAACCTCTAACCCTGAAGTGGTGGCAGAGTTTCAAGTCCGG
- a CDS encoding alpha-ketoacid dehydrogenase subunit beta, producing the protein MAETFLFNALREAIDEEMARDPRVFVLGEDVGHYGGSYKVTKDLYKTYGELRVLDTPIAENSFTGMAVGAAMTGLRPIIEGMNMGFLLLAFNQIANNAGMLRYTSGGNFKIPMVIRGPGGVGRQLGAEHSQRLEAYFQAVPGLKIVACSTPYNAKGLLKSAIRDDNPVLFFEHVLLYNLKETLPTEEYLLPLDKAEVVRPGKDVTILTYSRMRHHVLQATKTLVQQGYDPEVIDLISLKPLDLDTIGTSLRKTHRVIVVEECMKTGGIGAEVIASINDRLFDELDAPVVRLSSQDIPTPYNGVLENLTIVQPPQIVEAVQAMLGK; encoded by the coding sequence ATGGCGGAAACCTTCTTGTTCAATGCCCTGCGAGAGGCGATCGACGAGGAAATGGCACGGGATCCCCGTGTGTTTGTGCTGGGTGAAGACGTGGGACATTACGGCGGATCCTATAAAGTAACCAAGGATCTATACAAAACCTACGGTGAGTTACGGGTCTTGGATACCCCGATCGCAGAAAACAGCTTCACGGGCATGGCCGTAGGAGCAGCCATGACAGGTCTGCGCCCCATCATCGAGGGCATGAATATGGGTTTCTTGCTCTTAGCCTTTAACCAAATTGCTAATAATGCTGGTATGTTGCGCTACACATCGGGGGGCAACTTCAAAATTCCCATGGTCATTCGAGGGCCAGGTGGCGTTGGCCGACAACTAGGGGCAGAGCACTCCCAGCGGTTAGAGGCTTATTTTCAAGCAGTACCGGGGCTAAAAATTGTTGCTTGCTCCACACCCTACAATGCCAAGGGCCTTCTGAAGTCTGCTATCCGCGATGACAATCCAGTATTGTTTTTCGAGCATGTATTGCTCTATAACCTCAAGGAAACCTTGCCCACTGAAGAGTACTTACTGCCGCTAGACAAAGCTGAGGTGGTGCGCCCAGGTAAAGATGTAACAATTTTAACGTACTCTCGGATGCGTCACCATGTTCTTCAAGCTACAAAAACCTTGGTGCAGCAAGGCTACGACCCAGAGGTAATTGACTTAATTTCTCTCAAGCCACTAGATCTTGATACAATTGGAACTTCCCTTCGCAAAACCCACCGGGTTATCGTCGTGGAAGAATGTATGAAAACAGGAGGCATCGGTGCTGAGGTGATTGCGTCTATCAACGATCGCCTATTTGACGAGTTAGACGCACCTGTAGTACGCCTCTCATCTCAGGACATTCCCACACCCTACAACGGCGTACTGGAAAATTTGACGATCGTTCAACCCCCGCAAATTGTAGAGGCTGTGCAGGCAATGCTGGGGAAATAA